One Bradyrhizobium manausense DNA segment encodes these proteins:
- a CDS encoding amidohydrolase family protein codes for MTRTLIQSATIISMDDRIGDLSAGDVLLENGRIAEVRPGIDAADAEIVDGRGRIVIPGLINAHMHTWQTALRGYAANWTLLEYFRRMHAGLATLFTPDDIYIATLVGALNQINCGATTLVDWCHNNPTPDHTDAAVRGLIESGIRAAFFHGSPKPEPKPGQPHFSEVPHPRREVERLLAGPLADSNGLVTLGLAILGPHYSTLDVSLHDFRLARELGLIASMHQGGGPAKTQGGWEKLIEAGMVGPFVNIVHGNDLPDALLQKLIDLGVTFSVTPENEMIQGHGFPITGRLLKRGVRPTIGIDLESVLAGDLFSAARVALSIQRALDNAEMRKSEGTIPATTTIPAREALAWVTTSGARMLGRESQIGSLTPGKLADLVIINADDLNLFPVHDPVATVVMQTSLANIEAVMIEGRWKKRNGKLLVDGLAAKKELLAQSGRRLVRDIERQGHAAQ; via the coding sequence ATGACGCGTACGCTCATCCAATCGGCAACCATCATCAGCATGGACGATCGCATCGGCGATCTCAGTGCTGGCGATGTGCTGTTGGAGAACGGGCGGATCGCCGAGGTGCGTCCCGGCATCGACGCTGCAGATGCCGAGATCGTCGACGGACGCGGGCGCATCGTCATCCCCGGGCTGATCAACGCGCATATGCACACCTGGCAGACGGCGTTGCGCGGGTATGCTGCGAACTGGACGCTGCTGGAATATTTCCGCCGCATGCATGCGGGGCTCGCGACCCTGTTCACCCCCGACGACATCTACATCGCCACGCTCGTCGGCGCGCTGAACCAGATCAATTGCGGCGCCACCACGCTGGTCGACTGGTGCCACAACAATCCGACGCCCGATCATACCGACGCCGCCGTGCGCGGCCTGATCGAGAGCGGCATCCGCGCCGCGTTCTTCCACGGCTCGCCGAAGCCCGAGCCGAAGCCGGGCCAGCCGCATTTCTCGGAGGTGCCGCATCCCCGCCGCGAGGTCGAGCGGTTGCTGGCCGGTCCCCTCGCCGACAGCAATGGGCTGGTGACGCTCGGGCTCGCCATTCTCGGTCCGCATTATTCGACGCTCGACGTGTCCCTGCATGATTTTCGGCTGGCGCGGGAGCTCGGCCTGATCGCCTCGATGCATCAGGGCGGCGGTCCGGCAAAGACGCAAGGCGGCTGGGAGAAGCTGATCGAGGCCGGCATGGTCGGCCCCTTCGTCAACATTGTCCACGGCAACGATCTGCCCGACGCGCTTCTGCAAAAGCTGATCGATCTCGGCGTCACCTTCTCGGTGACTCCCGAGAATGAGATGATCCAGGGCCACGGCTTTCCAATCACCGGCCGGCTGCTCAAGCGCGGCGTGCGCCCGACCATCGGCATCGATCTGGAGTCCGTGCTGGCAGGCGATCTCTTCTCGGCAGCCCGCGTGGCGCTGTCGATTCAGCGCGCGCTCGACAACGCGGAGATGCGCAAGAGCGAGGGCACGATCCCCGCGACGACAACAATTCCCGCGCGCGAGGCGCTGGCCTGGGTCACGACCTCGGGTGCGCGCATGCTCGGCCGCGAGAGCCAGATCGGCTCGCTGACGCCGGGCAAACTCGCCGATCTCGTCATCATCAACGCCGACGATCTCAATCTCTTCCCGGTCCACGATCCCGTCGCCACCGTGGTGATGCAGACGAGCCTCGCCAATATCGAGGCGGTGATGATTGAAGGCCGCTGGAAGAAGCGGAACGGGAAACTGCTGGTGGACGGGCTCGCGGCGAAGAAGGAACTGCTCGCGCAATCCGGCCGGCGGCTGGTGCGGGATATCGAACGACAAGGGCACGCCGCACAATAG
- a CDS encoding maleylacetate reductase produces MIGSFTFENLPCRVVFGSGTLAAAKAEVERFGGQRALVLTTPQQEAQGKALGQALGPLYAGLFAGATMHTPVEVTTHAIAAMKACDADCVVALGGGSTTGLGKALALRTGINQLCIPTTYAGSEMTPILGQTENGLKTTVRDTAVLPETVIYDVDLTMTLPVGLTATSGINAIAHAVEALYARDTNPVTSLMAEEGIRALARALPAIAAKPDDRAARSDALYGAWLCGVCLGTVGMALHHKLCHTLGGTFDLPHAETHTIVLPHALAYNAPAVPDAMARIARAIGAADASQGLFDLARQLGAKVALRDMGMPESGIDKAADLAVTNAYWNPRPLERGAIRDLIARAWTGEPPVATKAVA; encoded by the coding sequence ATGATCGGTTCGTTCACCTTTGAAAATCTGCCTTGCCGCGTCGTGTTCGGCAGCGGGACGCTGGCCGCGGCCAAGGCGGAGGTCGAGCGCTTCGGCGGTCAACGCGCGCTGGTGCTGACGACCCCACAGCAGGAAGCGCAAGGCAAGGCGCTCGGTCAGGCGCTCGGCCCGCTCTATGCCGGCCTCTTCGCCGGCGCGACGATGCACACGCCCGTCGAGGTCACCACGCACGCGATTGCGGCGATGAAAGCGTGCGACGCCGATTGCGTGGTCGCGCTCGGCGGCGGCTCGACGACGGGTCTCGGCAAGGCGCTGGCCTTGCGCACCGGAATCAACCAGCTCTGCATTCCCACCACCTACGCCGGCTCGGAAATGACGCCGATCCTCGGCCAGACCGAGAACGGGTTGAAGACCACGGTTCGCGATACCGCCGTGCTGCCTGAGACCGTCATCTACGACGTCGACCTGACGATGACGCTGCCGGTTGGCCTCACGGCCACCTCCGGCATCAACGCCATCGCGCATGCGGTCGAAGCGCTTTATGCGCGCGACACCAACCCGGTCACCTCGCTGATGGCCGAAGAAGGCATTCGCGCGCTGGCACGTGCCCTGCCCGCGATTGCGGCGAAGCCCGACGATCGCGCCGCGCGCAGCGATGCGCTCTACGGCGCCTGGCTGTGTGGCGTGTGTCTCGGCACCGTCGGCATGGCGCTGCATCACAAGCTCTGCCACACGCTCGGCGGCACGTTTGACCTGCCGCACGCCGAGACGCATACGATCGTGCTGCCGCATGCGCTGGCCTATAATGCGCCCGCGGTGCCTGACGCGATGGCGCGGATCGCGCGTGCGATCGGTGCGGCGGACGCATCGCAGGGGCTTTTCGATCTTGCCAGGCAGTTGGGCGCGAAGGTCGCGCTGCGCGATATGGGCATGCCCGAGAGCGGTATCGACAAGGCGGCTGACCTCGCGGTGACCAATGCCTACTGGAATCCGCGCCCGCTCGAGCGGGGCGCTATCCGCGACCTGATCGCGCGCGCCTGGACCGGCGAGCCGCCGGTCGCGACCAAAGCGGTGGCGTAA
- a CDS encoding Dabb family protein: MSGPIKHIVMWRLRGETQAERLAARTKVKTLFEGLKGRIDGLTHIEIGVDVSDVDYACDVVLVSEFTDSAALKAYASHPEHLRVREELGDLRIGRFQVDYPVKETGA; encoded by the coding sequence ATGTCGGGTCCGATCAAGCACATCGTGATGTGGCGGCTGCGCGGGGAGACCCAGGCGGAGCGCTTGGCGGCCCGGACCAAGGTCAAAACCCTGTTCGAAGGCCTCAAGGGCCGGATCGACGGCCTCACCCATATCGAGATTGGCGTCGATGTCAGCGATGTCGACTATGCCTGCGACGTTGTCCTCGTCTCGGAGTTTACCGACAGCGCGGCGCTGAAGGCCTATGCCAGCCATCCTGAGCACCTGCGCGTGCGAGAAGAACTCGGTGACTTGCGGATCGGGCGTTTCCAGGTCGACTATCCCGTCAAAGAGACCGGCGCATGA
- a CDS encoding LysR family transcriptional regulator, with the protein MDRLLQLEVFSRTAELGSLSKAADTLRMSNAAASRHLSALEERLAVRLIERNTRRQWLTEAGQELLQRCSTLLNELAEAEDAVSDRALSPKGMLRVTSSLSFAMIYMAPMLPAFRKLYPKLDVQIIAANRYPDFIEAGIDVAIRTREQEPDSNIIIRRIGQMRRVLAAAPSYLATRGIPQHPADLARHDMLVYNLANDPYSLRLSQGSTTQTVRIAPTLDSNDGQIICGAARAGLGILIQPLYIVQGDIAAGKLVPVLTDWELPLLTMNVAYQNRVRLPAKIRVFSDFLVGHIRAQSDAGIWIEAT; encoded by the coding sequence ATGGACCGGCTTCTCCAGCTTGAGGTGTTTTCCAGGACGGCCGAACTCGGCAGTCTCTCCAAGGCCGCGGACACCTTGCGGATGTCGAACGCGGCGGCGAGCCGGCACCTCAGCGCGCTGGAGGAGCGGCTCGCGGTCCGGCTGATCGAGCGCAACACCCGCCGGCAATGGCTGACCGAGGCCGGGCAGGAGCTCTTGCAGCGGTGCAGCACGCTGTTGAACGAGTTGGCCGAAGCCGAGGATGCCGTCAGTGATCGCGCGCTGTCGCCCAAGGGCATGCTGCGCGTCACCAGCTCGCTGTCGTTTGCGATGATCTACATGGCACCGATGCTGCCGGCGTTTCGCAAGCTCTATCCGAAGCTCGACGTCCAGATCATCGCCGCCAACCGTTACCCTGACTTCATCGAGGCCGGCATCGACGTCGCGATCCGCACGCGGGAGCAGGAGCCTGACTCCAACATCATCATTCGCCGCATCGGACAGATGCGCCGCGTGCTGGCGGCCGCACCGTCCTATCTCGCGACGCGCGGCATCCCGCAGCATCCCGCCGATCTCGCCCGCCACGACATGCTGGTCTACAACCTGGCCAACGATCCCTATTCGTTGCGGCTGAGCCAGGGTAGCACGACGCAGACCGTCCGCATCGCGCCGACGCTCGACAGTAATGATGGCCAGATCATCTGCGGCGCCGCGCGCGCCGGGCTCGGCATCCTGATCCAGCCGCTTTACATCGTGCAGGGCGATATTGCGGCCGGCAAGCTCGTGCCCGTTTTGACCGACTGGGAACTGCCGCTGCTCACGATGAACGTGGCGTACCAGAACCGCGTCCGGTTGCCGGCGAAGATCAGGGTGTTTTCGGACTTTCTGGTCGGCCACATCCGCGCGCAGTCGGATGCCGGGATCTGGATCGAGGCGACCTAG
- a CDS encoding GNAT family N-acetyltransferase — MTEAASYLRHERLRDGTPIEIRALRPDDEVGMLAALDQTSAQSRQRRFFIPKKHFSERERDFFMEIDFVHHVALVACVDDAGRSIIVGGGRYVVADPGRAEMAFMVIDAWQGRGIGTRIARDLIVLAREAGLTELVAEVLAENSAMRQVFSRLGFVTAPKRDPDTIHLVLNLTGLPQSDAAPR; from the coding sequence ATGACTGAGGCCGCGAGCTACCTGCGACACGAGCGACTGCGCGACGGCACACCGATCGAGATCCGCGCGCTTCGCCCCGATGATGAAGTCGGAATGCTGGCTGCGCTCGACCAGACCAGCGCACAATCGCGTCAGCGCCGCTTCTTCATCCCGAAGAAGCATTTTTCAGAGCGGGAGCGCGACTTCTTCATGGAGATCGATTTCGTGCATCATGTGGCGCTGGTGGCCTGTGTCGACGATGCGGGCCGCAGCATCATCGTCGGCGGCGGGCGCTACGTCGTCGCGGATCCCGGCCGCGCCGAGATGGCCTTCATGGTGATCGACGCCTGGCAGGGTCGCGGCATCGGCACGAGGATCGCGCGTGACCTCATTGTCCTCGCGCGCGAGGCCGGGCTGACGGAACTGGTCGCGGAGGTCCTCGCCGAGAACAGTGCGATGCGCCAGGTGTTCAGCCGGCTCGGCTTCGTGACCGCGCCCAAGCGGGATCCCGACACGATCCATCTGGTGCTGAACCTCACCGGCTTACCGCAAAGTGATGCTGCACCGCGCTAA
- a CDS encoding AI-2E family transporter, protein MIRLALLAMLIIWTFLIIKPFIPILTWSAVLAVAFYPAFSWLAKLLGGRPRTAAVILTVVMLCIVIGPAAWLGLSAVDGISDIARQISAGDLALHAAPEQIKSWPLIGPQLYDFWNLAYTNIRAVLKEVTPYLKPLAGFMLSFVGSAGVGTLQFLLSVLVAGLLFPYGPQLAGAIRGFLFRIVPEQSEHFLELSGATIRAVSQGVIGVAIIQALLAGIGFKIAAIPSAGLLAVIVLLLSIVQIGAAIVLLPVVIWLWMDKDVTTALPLTIFFVIVGLLDNVLKPLVMGRGLTTPTLVILIGVIGGTLAHGIIGLFIGPIILAVAWELAAAWIRIERAAPAADVVADR, encoded by the coding sequence GTGATCCGGCTGGCGTTGCTCGCGATGCTGATCATCTGGACGTTTTTGATCATCAAGCCCTTCATTCCGATCCTGACCTGGAGCGCGGTACTGGCGGTGGCGTTCTATCCGGCCTTCAGCTGGCTCGCCAAATTGCTTGGCGGCAGACCGCGGACCGCGGCTGTCATCCTCACGGTGGTCATGCTTTGCATCGTCATCGGCCCGGCGGCGTGGCTTGGCCTCAGTGCCGTCGACGGGATCAGCGATATCGCAAGGCAGATCAGCGCTGGCGATCTCGCGCTTCACGCGGCTCCGGAGCAGATCAAGAGCTGGCCCTTGATCGGCCCGCAGCTCTACGATTTCTGGAATCTGGCCTACACCAATATCCGCGCCGTGCTGAAGGAGGTGACGCCTTATCTGAAGCCGCTTGCCGGATTCATGTTGTCGTTCGTCGGCAGCGCCGGCGTCGGCACGCTTCAGTTCCTGCTGTCGGTGCTGGTGGCCGGCCTCCTGTTTCCCTACGGGCCGCAGCTTGCCGGGGCGATCCGCGGCTTTCTGTTCCGGATCGTGCCGGAACAGAGCGAGCATTTTCTCGAGCTCTCCGGCGCGACCATTCGCGCGGTGTCGCAAGGCGTGATCGGCGTTGCCATCATTCAGGCCTTGCTCGCCGGCATCGGCTTCAAGATCGCTGCCATTCCGAGTGCGGGCCTGCTCGCTGTCATCGTTCTGTTGCTTTCGATCGTCCAGATCGGCGCGGCCATCGTTCTGCTTCCCGTCGTCATCTGGCTCTGGATGGACAAGGACGTAACCACGGCACTGCCTCTGACCATATTCTTCGTCATCGTCGGTCTGCTCGACAACGTTCTGAAGCCGCTGGTGATGGGACGCGGGTTGACCACGCCCACGCTCGTCATCCTGATCGGGGTGATCGGCGGAACGCTCGCGCACGGCATCATCGGTCTCTTCATCGGGCCGATCATTCTGGCGGTCGCCTGGGAACTCGCCGCTGCCTGGATCCGCATCGAGCGCGCCGCGCCGGCGGCTGATGTTGTCGCCGACCGTTGA
- a CDS encoding DUF3141 domain-containing protein produces MATENMKLPGGPMSGLVSSAVEYMVDAGQRSVLFLDIMRQRGDQYRDHVAQTAPHVLQYAAELITDGRKLDEPVNYALVRIIPPKDVEIDMTRRPFVVIDPRAGHGPGIGGFKADSEIGVAMKAGHPCYFIGFLPEPVPGQTIERIARAEAKFIETVIDRHPDADGKPCVIGNCQAGWALMILASLRPELFGPLIIAGAPLAYWAGVHGQFPMRYSGGLMGGSWLTALTSDLGAGKFDGAWLVQNFENQNPSNTLWTKQYNVYSKVDTEAERYLDFERWWGGHVNLNAEEIQFIVDELFIGNNLAAGRIEMSDGEKVDLRNIRSPIVVFCSKGDNVTPPQQALDWIRECYADVDEIRAYGQTIVYTVHESIGHLGIFVSGGVAKKEHAEFSSNIDLIDVLPPGLYEATFEARGDDTLNADLAAGQWVMRCEARTLDDIRAMGGNSPEDERRFAAAKRVSELNLAAYQKFMRPWVKGMVTPQLAEWARNMHPLRLQYEAFSSKNPWMATIKSAADRVEDNRKPVSKDNPFLAFQEQMSRQIVHALDSWRDATEAMSETIFLNLYGSPVLQSALGIDPNSAPSRRREMSAEHQAMLGKRIAELKSHIGEGGLREATLRALLYVGSARGMVDERSVEALRQVRRDHAGPRMTLHEFKMLVREQFFMLLLDRDAALAAIPKLLPDDMSQRRAAFTAMREVLSASEDISGERANRLKRVAELFGLDGEGESTSNVAPFDPRVDPKIDPAARAS; encoded by the coding sequence ATGGCGACAGAAAATATGAAACTGCCCGGCGGCCCGATGTCGGGCCTTGTCTCATCCGCAGTCGAATACATGGTCGATGCCGGACAGCGCAGCGTGCTGTTCCTGGACATCATGCGCCAGCGCGGCGATCAGTATCGCGACCACGTCGCGCAAACGGCGCCGCATGTGCTGCAATATGCTGCCGAATTGATCACCGACGGCCGCAAACTGGACGAGCCGGTCAATTACGCGCTGGTGCGCATCATTCCGCCGAAGGATGTCGAGATCGACATGACAAGGCGGCCGTTCGTCGTGATCGATCCGCGCGCCGGGCATGGCCCTGGCATCGGCGGCTTCAAGGCCGACAGCGAGATCGGTGTCGCGATGAAGGCGGGACATCCCTGCTATTTCATCGGCTTCCTGCCCGAGCCGGTGCCGGGCCAGACCATCGAGCGTATCGCGCGCGCGGAAGCGAAATTCATTGAGACCGTCATCGACCGACATCCCGATGCCGACGGCAAGCCCTGCGTGATCGGCAATTGCCAGGCCGGCTGGGCGCTCATGATCCTGGCCTCGCTGCGGCCGGAACTGTTCGGTCCCCTGATCATCGCCGGCGCACCGCTAGCTTATTGGGCAGGCGTGCACGGCCAGTTTCCGATGCGCTATTCCGGCGGCCTGATGGGTGGCAGCTGGCTGACGGCGCTGACCAGCGACCTCGGTGCCGGCAAGTTCGACGGCGCATGGCTGGTGCAGAATTTCGAGAACCAGAACCCGTCGAACACGCTCTGGACCAAGCAATACAACGTCTATTCCAAGGTCGACACTGAAGCCGAGCGCTATCTCGATTTCGAGCGCTGGTGGGGCGGGCACGTCAACCTCAATGCCGAGGAGATCCAGTTCATCGTCGACGAGCTGTTCATCGGCAACAACCTCGCCGCTGGCCGCATCGAGATGTCGGATGGGGAGAAGGTCGACCTTCGCAACATTCGCTCGCCGATCGTGGTGTTCTGTTCCAAGGGCGATAACGTCACCCCGCCGCAGCAGGCGCTGGACTGGATCCGGGAATGCTACGCCGATGTCGACGAGATCAGAGCCTATGGCCAGACCATCGTCTACACCGTTCACGAAAGCATCGGCCATCTCGGCATCTTCGTGTCCGGCGGCGTGGCGAAGAAGGAGCACGCCGAATTCTCCAGCAATATCGACCTGATCGATGTGCTGCCGCCCGGGCTCTATGAGGCCACGTTCGAGGCGCGCGGCGACGACACGCTCAACGCTGATCTTGCGGCCGGGCAATGGGTGATGCGCTGCGAGGCCCGGACGCTCGATGATATCCGCGCCATGGGTGGCAATTCACCTGAGGACGAGCGGCGCTTTGCGGCTGCCAAGCGCGTCTCCGAGCTCAATCTTGCGGCCTATCAGAAATTCATGCGACCGTGGGTAAAGGGCATGGTGACGCCGCAACTCGCCGAATGGGCGCGCAACATGCACCCGCTGCGGTTGCAATATGAGGCCTTCAGCAGCAAGAATCCCTGGATGGCCACGATCAAGTCCGCGGCCGATCGGGTGGAGGACAATCGCAAGCCGGTCTCGAAGGACAATCCATTCCTGGCTTTCCAGGAGCAGATGTCCAGGCAGATCGTCCACGCGCTCGATAGCTGGCGCGACGCTACGGAAGCGATGAGCGAGACCATCTTCCTCAACCTCTACGGTTCGCCCGTGCTTCAGTCCGCCCTCGGCATCGACCCGAATTCAGCGCCGTCGCGCCGGCGCGAGATGTCGGCGGAGCATCAAGCGATGCTCGGGAAGCGCATTGCCGAGCTGAAATCCCACATCGGCGAGGGCGGTCTTCGCGAGGCGACACTCCGGGCGCTGCTCTATGTCGGCTCGGCGCGCGGCATGGTCGACGAGCGCAGCGTCGAGGCGTTGCGGCAGGTCCGGCGCGACCATGCAGGCCCGCGAATGACGCTCCATGAATTCAAGATGCTGGTGCGCGAGCAATTCTTCATGCTGCTGCTCGATCGCGATGCGGCGCTGGCCGCGATCCCCAAACTGTTGCCTGACGACATGAGCCAGCGGCGCGCCGCCTTCACGGCGATGCGTGAGGTGCTGTCGGCGAGCGAAGACATCAGCGGCGAACGCGCCAACCGCCTCAAGCGTGTCGCCGAGCTTTTCGGCCTGGATGGGGAAGGAGAGTCGACGTCGAACGTCGCCCCTTTCGACCCTCGGGTCGATCCCAAGATCGATCCCGCGGCAAGAGCGTCGTAA
- a CDS encoding phosphate acetyltransferase, which yields MSADTTQAQSGSKYDRLIAAARAAPPTPTVVVHPCDETSLRGAVDSASAGIIRPILVGPERKIRDTAAKFDLDVSGFEIVDAAHSDDAAAKGVELVHSARGELLMKGSLHTDELMRAVTAKTGGLRTDRRISHVFVMDVPAYAETIFVTDAAINIFPDLDAKRDIIQNAIDLYNQAGFGSKPRVAILSAVETVTSKIPSTIEAAALCKMADRGQITGGVLDGPLAFDNAIDPEAARIKGIASEVAGRAQILMVPDLESGNMLAKNLAYFAKADGAGIVLGARVPVVLTSRADSARARMASCAVAALYAHARRQKAPTVAA from the coding sequence ATGTCGGCAGATACGACGCAAGCCCAGTCTGGCAGCAAATACGACCGCCTGATCGCGGCGGCGAGGGCCGCACCGCCGACGCCGACGGTCGTGGTGCACCCGTGCGACGAGACTTCGTTGCGCGGTGCCGTCGACAGCGCCAGCGCCGGCATTATCCGGCCGATCCTGGTCGGGCCCGAGCGCAAGATCAGGGATACCGCCGCCAAATTCGACCTCGATGTCTCCGGCTTCGAGATCGTCGACGCTGCACATAGCGACGATGCCGCCGCCAAGGGCGTCGAGCTGGTCCATTCCGCGCGTGGCGAACTGCTGATGAAGGGCAGCCTGCACACCGACGAGTTGATGCGCGCCGTCACTGCCAAGACCGGCGGCCTGCGCACAGACCGGCGCATCAGCCATGTCTTCGTCATGGACGTGCCTGCCTATGCCGAGACCATCTTCGTCACGGACGCCGCCATCAATATCTTTCCCGATCTCGACGCCAAGCGCGACATCATCCAGAACGCAATCGATCTCTACAACCAGGCCGGCTTCGGCTCGAAGCCGCGTGTGGCGATCCTGTCGGCAGTCGAGACGGTGACCTCAAAAATTCCTTCGACGATTGAAGCGGCTGCCCTCTGCAAGATGGCCGATCGCGGCCAGATCACCGGGGGCGTGCTCGACGGTCCGCTCGCGTTCGATAATGCCATTGATCCGGAGGCCGCGCGGATCAAGGGCATCGCTTCCGAAGTCGCGGGACGGGCACAGATCCTGATGGTTCCGGATCTGGAGTCCGGCAACATGTTGGCCAAGAACCTCGCTTACTTCGCCAAGGCGGATGGAGCCGGCATCGTGCTCGGCGCCCGTGTGCCCGTGGTCCTGACCTCGCGAGCGGACTCGGCGCGGGCGCGGATGGCGTCCTGTGCGGTGGCCGCGCTCTATGCACACGCCAGGCGCCAGAAGGCGCCGACAGTGGCGGCGTGA
- a CDS encoding acetate/propionate family kinase, with amino-acid sequence MDTILVVNAGSSSVKFQVYSAEGDGVLRRQIKGQMDGIGSRPRLRASGAGGDTLADRAYPIEAVPDVPAAMAVAGNWLRDEIRVTPIAVGHRVVHGGPDFSRPVLIDHGVVSRLERFVSLAPLHQPHNLAPIRSLLANFPTLPQVACFDTAFHRTHDLVADHYAIPHQLYAEGVRRYGFHGLSYEYIARTLPSVAPDLAKGRVIVAHLGSGASMCAMKDGRSVESTMGFTALDGLPMGTRPGQIDPGVVLYLISEKGMPAAKVQDFLYRDCGLKGLSGVSNDMRELEASADPHARLAIDYFVYRIGLNAGMLAAALQGLDAFVFTAGIGENSASIRARIAEQLGWLGVTLDAAANARHARLISRADSRIPVYVVPTDEELMIAQHTLSLLMNGRSTNTRPERVS; translated from the coding sequence ATGGACACGATCCTGGTTGTCAATGCCGGCTCCTCCAGCGTCAAGTTTCAGGTCTATTCGGCCGAGGGCGACGGCGTGCTCCGCCGCCAGATCAAGGGACAGATGGACGGCATCGGCAGCCGTCCGCGCTTGCGCGCCAGCGGCGCGGGCGGCGATACGCTGGCCGATCGCGCCTATCCGATCGAAGCGGTGCCCGATGTTCCCGCCGCCATGGCGGTCGCCGGCAACTGGCTGCGGGATGAGATCCGGGTCACGCCGATCGCAGTCGGCCACCGGGTCGTCCATGGCGGTCCGGACTTTTCCAGACCGGTGCTGATTGACCACGGCGTGGTGTCGCGTCTCGAACGCTTTGTCAGCCTGGCGCCGCTGCATCAGCCGCACAATCTTGCGCCGATCCGTTCGCTGCTCGCGAATTTCCCGACGCTGCCACAGGTGGCGTGTTTCGATACGGCATTTCACCGCACCCACGATTTGGTTGCCGATCACTATGCCATCCCGCACCAGCTCTATGCCGAGGGTGTCAGGCGCTACGGCTTTCATGGTCTTTCCTACGAATACATCGCCCGGACGCTCCCCAGCGTGGCGCCCGATCTCGCAAAGGGCCGCGTGATCGTCGCCCATCTCGGCAGCGGCGCCTCGATGTGCGCGATGAAGGACGGGCGCAGCGTCGAGAGCACCATGGGCTTCACGGCGCTCGACGGGCTGCCGATGGGAACGCGACCGGGGCAGATCGATCCCGGCGTGGTGCTCTATCTCATCTCCGAGAAGGGCATGCCGGCGGCGAAAGTGCAGGACTTCCTCTACCGCGACTGCGGCCTGAAAGGGCTATCCGGCGTCAGCAACGACATGCGCGAGCTGGAGGCGAGCGCCGATCCGCATGCGCGGCTCGCGATCGACTATTTCGTTTATCGCATCGGCCTCAACGCCGGCATGCTGGCTGCGGCCTTGCAGGGCCTGGACGCCTTCGTCTTCACGGCCGGCATAGGCGAGAACTCGGCGTCGATCCGCGCGCGCATCGCCGAGCAGCTCGGTTGGCTCGGCGTCACGCTCGACGCCGCCGCGAATGCCCGTCATGCGCGGCTGATCTCGCGCGCCGACAGCCGGATCCCCGTCTATGTCGTGCCGACGGACGAAGAGCTGATGATCGCGCAGCACACGCTGTCGCTGCTGATGAATGGTCGATCGACCAACACAAGACCTGAGAGGGTGTCATGA
- the fabI gene encoding enoyl-ACP reductase FabI — protein sequence MIPVFPDSKVALKGKKGLVVGIANDQSIAWGCARAFRALGADLAVTYLNDRAKKHVEPLAQALAAPIFMPLDVMVEGQTEAVFERIASEWGQLDFVLHSIAFSPKEALHGRVVDVGRDGFLKTMDVSCWSFMRMAHLAEPLMKNGGTLFTMTYYGSQMVVENYNVMGVAKAALEASVRYIAAELGPKGIRVHAISPGPLATRAASGIPEFDELMDKAQSKAPSRSLVSIDDVGNATAFLALDGAKLITGGVLYIDGGYHIID from the coding sequence ATGATCCCCGTATTCCCTGACAGCAAGGTCGCCCTCAAGGGCAAGAAGGGCCTGGTCGTCGGCATCGCCAATGACCAGTCGATCGCCTGGGGCTGTGCGCGGGCGTTTCGCGCGCTCGGCGCCGATCTTGCCGTGACCTATTTGAACGATCGGGCGAAGAAACATGTCGAGCCGCTGGCGCAGGCGCTGGCCGCGCCGATCTTCATGCCGCTGGACGTGATGGTCGAAGGCCAGACCGAGGCGGTGTTCGAACGCATTGCATCGGAATGGGGGCAGCTCGACTTCGTGCTTCATTCGATCGCTTTCTCGCCGAAGGAAGCTTTGCATGGTCGCGTCGTCGATGTCGGCCGCGACGGCTTCCTCAAGACCATGGACGTGTCGTGCTGGTCGTTCATGCGCATGGCGCATCTGGCCGAGCCCCTGATGAAGAATGGCGGTACGTTGTTCACGATGACGTATTACGGCAGCCAGATGGTGGTGGAGAACTACAACGTGATGGGCGTCGCCAAGGCCGCGCTCGAAGCCTCCGTCCGCTACATCGCCGCGGAGCTTGGCCCGAAGGGCATTCGCGTGCACGCGATCTCGCCGGGCCCGCTGGCAACGCGTGCGGCGTCAGGCATTCCCGAGTTCGACGAGCTGATGGACAAGGCGCAGTCGAAGGCGCCGTCGCGCAGTCTGGTCAGCATCGACGACGTCGGCAATGCCACCGCGTTCCTCGCGCTCGACGGTGCCAAGCTGATCACCGGCGGCGTGCTCTATATCGACGGCGGTTATCACATCATCGATTGA